The region ACAGTAACAGGGTCCATTTTACTCCCGAGATCCTTTCCATTTGCGATATAGTTGAATGGGAACGGCCAGGAGCATGGGGACAAACGCCACTCCCAGGGCATAGGCGAAAGGGAAAAGGGGAATCTTTACGGTCAGGGATTTCTCCCCATACATCTGAAGGTCGTGGGCATAGAGAAAAAGCCGCCACACGACAAACAAGAAGAAGACCATGCACAGAACCGCGTTCAGACATCGCAACACGTTTCGAAGGCGTTTGTTGGCGCGGATGATCAGGAAGTCCACAGTGATATGGCGGCCTTCCATATAGGTTTGCGTCATGGAAAACCCTATAATCAGAAGCCCTAAAAGAGACGTCAGGTCCATGGCCCCGGAGACGGGGAGTGAAAGAACCTTGGCCCCGATAACGTCCACAGCAACAAGGAACAGCATCGCGCTCAATGCAGCCAGGGCAATTCCATTGAACCAACGACTTATGTATTGGTTGATTTTTTCAAGCAAATGCATTTACGCCGCCCATGTCATATGACGGGTCCCTTGTGGGGTGCACTGAAAGGCACCCCACGAATGAGGCCCATTAAAACAAGTAGTACAATGCCCCTCGAGGCTATTTTTCTACCAGATTCTCCTCAACCCACTTAATCGAAACCTCCGTGCCGGGCTTTTTTGCCGTCCAGTATTGGATGCGTTCGTTGACATAGTCCAGCATTTCCTTTGCAGGGAGTCCTTTGGCTGTCTTGTCTTTGATGTACTCCTCAATGACCGGTGTGACGGCCGCTTCCCATTCAGGCCGCTGATCCCCGGGGATGACAATCAACTCCCTTTCGGGCAGACTTTTAAAATACTCAATACCCGCCTTGTCGTAATATTCCCAGACATAGCCATGGTAGTCAGAGAACTCGGCACTCGTTTCCGTAAAAATCTTCTGGATGTCCGGCGGGAGGGCATTCCATTTCTTCTTGTTCATGGCCACGTACTGGCAGCTGGATGTGGAGATCGGGGGGATGGTAACGTATTTCACCACATCGCCGTGCTTCCAGCCCTTGAGGGTTTCCGGAACGGCAAATTGCCCTTCGACAACACCCTTGGACAAGGCCGCATATGCCTCGCCCATGGACATGGCCCGCGGCGTGGCGCCCAACGCCTTGATGGTTGAGGTTGCACCACCGCTGGCCCTCAGGACAAGCCCCTTCATATCTGAAAGCTTACGGATAGGGACCGTTCGGGTTGAAAGCACGTTTCGGCCGGGGCCATGCAGATAAAGGACATGGACGTCTTTGTATTCTTCAAGTTTATACTTATTGTAAAGGTCGTTATAAACCTTCCCGGTTACCCAACCGCTGTCAATTTCCGATGGCATCTCGAAGATCTCACTCACTGGAAACCGGCCTGCGACATACAGAGGGCAACTCATGCCGATATCTGAGAGACCTTTAATAACGCCGTCAAAGTTCTTGGGCGCAGACGTGAGGGTTCCGGCGGGATACAGGGTGATTTCCACCCGTCCGTTGGTGCGTCTTGCGATTTCATCACAGAAAAATTGATTGAGTGCTCCCTGGAGGTGAGCGCGGGGAAACATGGTACTGAAGCTCAGTTTGATAGGCTTGTCTGATGCCGCCTCACTTATGGAGGCAACGGATGCTGTTATTCCAAATAGTAACAGGAAAACGCCGCATGCAAAGACAAAAAGTTTTTTACTCTTCATAATAACCCTCCTTGGCCTTAGATGTGTTGAGTCCAGAAAGCGCATCTTTATGCAATGAGATATCCTCGTCGATGATGGTTTGAACACCCCCTTTCATTATGTTTTCTTTTCAATTTCCACAATTCCATTGTCTGCATCGATTTTTACATAGTCGCCGGTTTCGATACACGCCAAGGGATCCTTTTCCAGTTCATGAACCATCGGGGTAGACGTGATAATGGCGCTCACCGCCACCACACCCTCTGCACTGACATTAATAATCCCTTTGGGGGCATTCCCCCGTTTAAACGCTGCATAGTATTGCCACGAACCCGTTGTGGAGCCTTTGCCTGTTGGAAAGACAAGGATCTTGCCGGCAACGGACTGCCCTTCCAAATCATGCCCCGGTTCTCTGATATTACCCGTGTCGGGATCCATGCCTCCTGTAAAGGATATGGGCATCCGGGACACAATCGCCTCGCCCTCGGCCACACCCTTCATGACGGGCTTCGCTTTCAATCTCATCATTTCCTCCCCTCCCACTTCCCGGAAACGGCGGATCGGATACAGTCCTCGGTGGAACCGAACCAGGTGTCCATCCCGAAGAGATTGTGTGCATAGTAGCTCCCCCTGGCGGAATTGATGGCGATCACCCGAACGCCCTGCTCTCTCAGGTAAAGATGGGGACCATCGGCCGCACCCATGTCGCACAACAGGCGCGCCCCCGAGGCCTTGATTCCTTCAAGGAGACCCATCCTTTCGCACAGGGTCTTGACCCACCTGGAGGTGCAAATCCATAGCTTTGTGTCGGGGTGAACTTCCTTTCCATCGAGCAGGGCCGCAATCTCCTGGACCTCCTGGATGCTGCACTGAGGACAGCCGAATATGACCATGTCTATCTTGTCCTCCGAACTGCTGGATATCTCAAGAAAAGCCTTGTCCACGTCTTTTTGGAAAGGCACAATATCAGCTGAAGCGGAGTGAGCACCGGCAAAGACGGCCTCCAGGGTAGGGGCCTCTGGCGTGATTCCGACCAGATGGACCAGACCTGTCGCCCCTGTAACCGTCAACGTATAGAGAAGACCCTTTATGCCCTCGATGTGTATGTCCTTTGGCAGGTTTACCACTGCAGGGATCCGGCTTCCCACCAGCTTGCCCAGGTGCCACCCCAGCGCCTTATAATCTGCCGGGCCATACGTCTTAAGCGGCAATTGCGCCACATCAACGATTATACCTGCCCTTCTGTTTTCATCGAGGTGCATCCCCCATTCCGGGATAACACCGGTGATGGCGGCGGCCAGGGCCACGTGGTCTCCATCCCTGTTGGACCGCGCGCCGATTACGGAGTTGGCAAAGACCTGACTCCCGGAAGAAGCCCACGCAATGTGATCCCCAAACCTCGGCACATTGCCCACCAGATAGTGGTGGCACGAATAGGTCAACGTCAGTCCAAGGGCCTTCAAGGCCTCATGAATCCGTTGTTGCCTGATCTGGTAAATGGTGGGGATGCGGAGTTCTTCTGCCTGTTCAAAATCAAACATCTCGGGGTTTTTTGTGGTGAAAACGGCCACTTTGGTCCCATCACGGGCCAGATCTTCAAGCCATTCAATTCCCTCGTCCATAAGCACCGGGAAATTGCCTGCCATATGGACGCTCGTGACCGGGATCATGCGATGGGCGCCGTAACAATCGCCATAGGCGACGAGAATCTCCATGGCCTTTTGGACCCCGGGACCCTGTTTCCCCTCCAACATCCGTTGCTGCGCTTCATTCAATTCCATCTGTTCTCCTGAGTCGGTCTAACGGCCGCAACCAAAGTAGGGATCCCGCTCCGGCGGATTTCAGACAAATATCCTGAATCTTCATTTAC is a window of Deltaproteobacteria bacterium DNA encoding:
- a CDS encoding aconitase X catalytic domain-containing protein; protein product: MELNEAQQRMLEGKQGPGVQKAMEILVAYGDCYGAHRMIPVTSVHMAGNFPVLMDEGIEWLEDLARDGTKVAVFTTKNPEMFDFEQAEELRIPTIYQIRQQRIHEALKALGLTLTYSCHHYLVGNVPRFGDHIAWASSGSQVFANSVIGARSNRDGDHVALAAAITGVIPEWGMHLDENRRAGIIVDVAQLPLKTYGPADYKALGWHLGKLVGSRIPAVVNLPKDIHIEGIKGLLYTLTVTGATGLVHLVGITPEAPTLEAVFAGAHSASADIVPFQKDVDKAFLEISSSSEDKIDMVIFGCPQCSIQEVQEIAALLDGKEVHPDTKLWICTSRWVKTLCERMGLLEGIKASGARLLCDMGAADGPHLYLREQGVRVIAINSARGSYYAHNLFGMDTWFGSTEDCIRSAVSGKWEGRK
- a CDS encoding TRAP transporter small permease, translated to MHLLEKINQYISRWFNGIALAALSAMLFLVAVDVIGAKVLSLPVSGAMDLTSLLGLLIIGFSMTQTYMEGRHITVDFLIIRANKRLRNVLRCLNAVLCMVFFLFVVWRLFLYAHDLQMYGEKSLTVKIPLFPFAYALGVAFVPMLLAVPIQLYRKWKGSRE
- a CDS encoding TRAP transporter substrate-binding protein, whose protein sequence is MKSKKLFVFACGVFLLLFGITASVASISEAASDKPIKLSFSTMFPRAHLQGALNQFFCDEIARRTNGRVEITLYPAGTLTSAPKNFDGVIKGLSDIGMSCPLYVAGRFPVSEIFEMPSEIDSGWVTGKVYNDLYNKYKLEEYKDVHVLYLHGPGRNVLSTRTVPIRKLSDMKGLVLRASGGATSTIKALGATPRAMSMGEAYAALSKGVVEGQFAVPETLKGWKHGDVVKYVTIPPISTSSCQYVAMNKKKWNALPPDIQKIFTETSAEFSDYHGYVWEYYDKAGIEYFKSLPERELIVIPGDQRPEWEAAVTPVIEEYIKDKTAKGLPAKEMLDYVNERIQYWTAKKPGTEVSIKWVEENLVEK
- a CDS encoding DUF126 domain-containing protein; this encodes MRLKAKPVMKGVAEGEAIVSRMPISFTGGMDPDTGNIREPGHDLEGQSVAGKILVFPTGKGSTTGSWQYYAAFKRGNAPKGIINVSAEGVVAVSAIITSTPMVHELEKDPLACIETGDYVKIDADNGIVEIEKKT